In Spinacia oleracea cultivar Varoflay chromosome 5, BTI_SOV_V1, whole genome shotgun sequence, a single window of DNA contains:
- the LOC110789875 gene encoding plastid division protein CDP1, chloroplastic has product MAPFPRLLPEIASSSHCCSFNSPLCSRRRTTTTTTVAGGGGFLSLLEAPHCSRRLFSFSSLICCAAVIHHHRHHRSVERRRWSVNAYANATAFRVLDAHVNGHNTSNHVGVEIPVSCYQIIGVPSKAEKDQIVKSVMNLKSAEVEEGYTMEAVVSRQDLLMDARDKLLFEPEYAGNIKEKIVPKSTLRIPWAWLPGALCLLQEVGEEKLVLDIGRAALVYADAKPHAHDVLLSMALAECAIAKTHLEKNKVSQGFEALARAQCFLRSKTSLGKMKLLLEIEESLEELAPACTLELLAMPQTTDNVERRRGAMAALRELLRQGLDVEASCRVNDWSSFLSNALGKLMASEIVELIPWESLALTRKNKKSLGSQNQRVVIDFDCFYTALMAHIAFGFSSRQKDWISKARSICECLMTSDGVDLKLEEAFCLFLLGQGSEADTLERLREVEYSKNSGSRNSLLRKEGKDAPATEYSLEKWLKDAVLCLFPDTRDCSPSLAAFFGQEKKAFGNKQSRGLSSSMPNINHRTISPAVLSDRIVSDDRLASLVSSQHLGPAVKQLTPTNLRSPLQEAKSGTQSDTCTPSPQLKRDLGSHRHKAANSWMAKGDIVGHITFVTILGCIVFATSKMLGRQGGHVYDYRLANRKTLSSTLGDHSGHNGMHSNFAAAMQQFLSTLKLRSKNHPNTGNRKISSVTAGLSSPTPTIYERVMTLEEAEDLVNQWQVIKAEALGPDHQIDSLFDILDDTMLLEWQALADAAKDKSCFWRFVLLQLSVLRADVFLDATGTETAEIDVLLEEAAELIDENQQKNPNYYSTYKISYLLRRQDDGSWKFCKANVDTPS; this is encoded by the exons ATGGCACCATTTCCCAGATTATTGCCGGAAATCGCTTCATCATCACACTGTTGTTCCTTCAATTCTCCTCTCTGCTCCCGTCGCCGGACCActaccaccaccaccgtcgccGGCGGAGGcggttttctctctcttctggaAGCTCCGCATTGTTCTAGACGATTATTCTCATTTTCTTCCTTGATTTGTTGTGCCGCCGTaattcatcatcatcgtcatcatagATCTGTTGAAAGAAGGAGATGGAGTGTGAATGCTTATGCTAATGCCACTGCATTTCGTGTTTTAGATGCTCATGTTAATGGCCATAACACCTCCAATCATGTCGGTGTCGAAATTCCCGTTTCTTGCTACCAG attattggtgttcctagtaaaGCAGAAAAGGATCAGATAGTTAAATCTGTGATGAATCTGAAAAGTGCTGAGGTCGAAGAAGGGTACACTATGGAAGCTGTTGTATCCCGTCAG GATTTGTTGATGGATGCTAGAGATAAACTTCTTTTTGAACCAGAGTATGCTGGTAATATTAAAGAGAAAATTGTACCAAAATCTACTTTGCGCATCCCGTGGGCTTGGTTACCTGGGGCTCTTTGCCTTCTTCAAGag GTTGGAGAAGAGAAACTTGTTTTAGACATTGGTCGAGCAGCTCTCGTGTACGCTGATGCCAAGCCACATGCGCACGATGTACTTCTTTCTATGGCTCTTGCAGAG TGTGCAATTGCCAAGACCCATTTGGAGAAGAATAAAGTGTCTCAAGGATTTGAAGCTCTTGCTCGTGCCCAATGCTTTTTGAGGAGTAAAACTTCCCTGGGAAAAATGAAGCTGCTTTTGGAG ATAGAAGAGTCTTTGGAAGAGCTTGCACCTGCGTGCACTTTGGAATTGTTGGCAATGCCTCAGACTACAGATAATGTTGAACGCAGGCGTGGGGCAATGGCAGCTTTGCGAGAATTGCTTAGGCAAGGTCTTGATGTAGAAGCTTCATGCCGAGTTAATGATTGGTCTAGCTTCTTGAGTAACGCACTTGGTAAACTCATGGCTTCAGAAATTGTTGAACTGATTCCTTGGGAGAGTTTAGCATTGACTCGGAAGAATAAGAAATCTCTCGGGTCACAAAATCAGAGGGTTGTGATCGATTTCGATTGTTTCTACACTGCACTGATGGCTCATATTGCTTTTGGGTTCTCCAGCAGACAAAAAGACTGG ATTAGCAAAGCAAGATCAATATGCGAATGTCTGATGACATCTGATGGGGTTGACCTGAAACTTGAAGAAGCGTTTTGCTTGTTCCTTCTCGGACAG GGTAGTGAGGCGGACACTCTTGAAAGGCTTCGTGAGGTTGAATACAGTAAGAATTCAGGATCAAGAAACTCACTCCTAAGAAAAGAAGGCAAAGATGCTCCTGCCACCGAATATTCATTA GAAAAGTGGCTGAAAGATGCCGTGCTGTGTTTGTTTCCAGATACACGAGATTGTTCCCCTTCATTG GCTGCCTTTTTTGGTCAGGAGAAGAAAGCTTTTGGCAACAAGCAAAGTAGAGGTTTATCGTCCTCTATGCCAAATATAAACCACAGGACAATATCGCCGGCTGTTTTATCCGACCGAATAGTGTCCGATGACCGTCTTGCTTCATTGGTGTCCTCCCAACATCTTGGGCCTGCTGTAAAGCAGTTGACTCCAACTAATCTGCGAAGTCCATTACAGGAAGCCAAATCTGGCACCCAGAGTGACACATGCACACCATCACCACAGTTAAAGAGAGATCTTGGTAGCCACCGTCATAAAGCTGCTAATAGCTGGATGGCTAAAGGAGATATTGTTGGACATATAACATTTGTCACTATTCTAGGTTGCATCGTATTTGCCACTTCAAAGATGCTGGGCAGGCAGGGTGGGCATGTGTACGACTACAGACTGGCCAACAGAAAAACCTTGAGTTCTACTCTTGGTGACCACTCTGGACATAATGGCATGCATAGCAACTTTGCTGCTGCGATGCAGCAGTTTTTATCAACTTTGAAGTTGCGTAGCAAAAATCATCCCAACACAGGAAACAGAAAAATATCGTCTGTCACTGCTGGCCTATCATCTCCTACGCCTACTATATATGAGAGAGTAATGACTCTTGAAGAAGCTGAAGATCTTGTAAACCAATGGCAAGTAATCAAAGCGGAAGCCCTTGGACCTGACCATCAAATAGATTCTCTCTTTGACATTCTTGATGATACTATGCTGCTTGAG TGGCAAGCTTTGGCAGATGCAGCCAAAGATAAATCATGTTTTTGGAGATTTGTTTTGCTGCAATTATCTGTCCTGCGAGCTGATGTTTTCTTAGATGCCACTGGCACTGAAACAGCAGAAATTGATGTTCTCCTGGAGGAAGCTGCGGAGCTCATTGACGAAAATCAACAAAAGAACCCAAATTATTATAG CACCTATAAAATCAGCTACCTTCTGCGACGGCAAGATGATGGTTCATGGAAGTTCTGCAAGGCTAATGTAGATACCCCATCCTGA
- the LOC110789845 gene encoding germin-like protein has translation MGARYFVVCLAFLAISSYVANATDPNQLQDFCVGIDDPNDALFVNGMFCKNPMAVKVEDFHFQGLDRPGNVDNQVGSSVTRVTTMNLPGLNTLSLSLARIDVAPYGVNTPHHHPRATEVLTVLEGTFYAGFVTSNLPNGENKLFAKVLNKGDVFIFPQGLIHFESNIGKTPAVALSAFTSQNPGVVTTASATFGADPSISVDVLTRAFQLDASIVKNLQSRTFG, from the exons atgggAGCTCGTTATTTTGTTGTCTGCCTTGCTTTTCTAGCCATATCTTCCTACGTCGCTAATGCTACTGATCCTAATCAGCTACAAGATTTCTGTGTTGGTATTGATGATCCCAACGATGCAT TGTTCGTGAATGGGATGTTTTGTAAGAATCCAATGGCAGTAAAAGTGGAAGATTTCCATTTCCAAGGTCTAGACAGGCCAGGTAACGTAGACAACCAGGTAGGTTCAAGTGTCACACGAGTTACCACAATGAACCTTCCAGGTTTAAACACCCTAAGTTTATCACTAGCTAGGATCGATGTTGCACCTTATGGCGTTAACACTCCCCACCACCATCCTCGCGCCACTGAGGTCCTTACAGTTCTAGAAGGAACCTTCTACGCTGGTTTCGTAACCTCTAACCTCCCTAATGGCGAAAACAAGTTGTTCGCGAAGGTGCTTAACAAAGGAGATGTGTTTATATTTCCTCAAGGACTCATTCATTTTGAGTCTAATATTGGTAAAACTCCTGCTGTTGCACTTTCTGCATTTACCAGTCAAAATCCTGGTGTTGTTACGACTGCTAGTGCTACATTTGGGGCTGACCCTTCTATTTCAGTCGATGTTTTAACTAGGGCTTTCCAACTTGATGCTAGCATCGTAAAGAATCTTCAGTCTCGCACTTTTGGATAA
- the LOC130461317 gene encoding uncharacterized protein — MSAIWLLLRYGSHSFDIRVGDMEKYRLLKLFLDIFEESVKQDVFLPSTFSLYVEGPCGKVELNDDKTLRLMWGWNWGKDTAEIWVEGTDKPGLVFRNAVATIENHRKEKERQLKERQEELLRAQREEEEAMRKQQEREDILREIQEQMEYTVAMEVPVVDCEDMKVEYVRVISKDDADEVFPGCSQPQQTQESPKKQPTPPKHTNHVASKSKGKDKPASKKLTPKRKASAKQPTPQKQPTPPKQPTKQPTPPPPPPPPQKEPTQPKQQQHTPPPEHPTSPPQHHTPPPPPQNPTPPQNNQTDEPNNQAPPDQAQPVKKKGGRARPEGFRVNKVTAKKAGTWVSKGKGKGRKGTGRSKTPGVFADVGEICSEEESEDSDYEESDSEQEDVMNDWIDSDVDDEVIPDDIPDLGFEDCLNGSSKMDKAYKNGKIWTDQPYGSIKLEPWLIFHDKATFLEVLRSYCIQEGFGLSVERADNMRYTAVCAVESCDWRIHASRLFDNVSWAIKVISGSHRTCGRLEENPVVISRTFGYFF; from the coding sequence ATGAGTGCTATTTGGTTGTTACTACGTTATGGGTCACATAGTTTTGATATTAGAGTGGGAGACATGGAAAAATATCGTTTGTTGAAGTTGTTTCTTGATATCTTTGAGGAATCAGTTAAGCAAGATGTTTTTTTGCCTAGTACCTTTAGCTTGTATGTTGAGGGTCCTTGTGGTAAGGTTGAATTGAATGATGATAAGACTTTAAGGCTTATGTGGGGATGGAATTGGGGTAAAGACACTGCTGAAATTTGGGTTGAGGGAACAGATAAACCAGGATTGGTGTTTAGGAATGCTGTTGCAACAATTGAGAATCATAGAAAGGAAAAAGAGAGACAACTTAAGGAGAGACAAGAGGAACTGTTGAGGGCTCaaagagaggaggaagaggCAATGAGGAAACAACAGGAAAGGGAGGACATTTTGAGGGAAATACAGGAACAAATGGAGTACACTGTGGCTATGGAGGTCCCTGTTGTTGATTGTGAGGACATGAAGGTTGAGTATGTGAGAGTCATTAGCAAAGATGATGCTGATGAGGTGTTTCCAGGTTGCTCTCAACCACAACAAACACAAGAATCCCCAAAGAAACAACCCACCCCACCCAAACACACAAATCATGTTGCTTCTAAGTCAAAAGGCAAGGATAAGCCTGCTTCTAAGAAACTAACCCCCAAAAGGAAGGCATCAGCTAAACAACCCACCCCTCAGAAACAACCCACCCCACCTAAACAACCCACCAAACAACCTacaccaccacccccaccaccCCCACCACAGAAAGAACCCACCCaaccaaaacaacaacaacacacaccacCACCAGAACATCCCACCTCTCCACCACAACATCAcacccctccaccaccaccacaaaatCCCACTCCACCACAGAACAACCAAACTGATGAGCCTAACAATCAAGCACCACCTGATCAAGCTCAGCCAGTGAAAAAGAAGGGGGGCAGAGCTAGACCTGAGGGGTTTAGGGTTAACAAAGTCACTGCTAAGAAGGCTGGAACTTGGGTTTCCAAGGGAAAGGGAAAAGGGAGAAAGGGTACAGGAAGGTCTAAGACACCAGGGGTTTTTGCTGATGTTGGTGAGATATGTTCAGAAGAGGAGAGTGAGGATTCTGATTATGAGGAATCAGATTCTGAACAAGaggatgttatgaatgattggaTTGATtctgatgttgatgatgaggtGATTCCTGATGATATTCCTGATTTGGGGTTTGAGGATTGTCTAAATGGTTCCTCAAAGATGGACAAGGCCTATAAAAATGGTAAAATATGGACTGATCAACCATATGGGTCCATTAAGTTAGAACCCTGGTTGATCTTTCATGATAAGGCCACATTTCTTGAAGTGTTGAGAAGTTACTGCATACAGGAGGGGTTTGGGCTTAGTGTTGAGAGGGCTGACAATATGAGGTACACAGCAGTGTGTGCAGTGGAGTCATGTGACTGGAGGATACATGCCAGTAGGTTGTTTGACAATGTTAGCTGGGCCATTAAGGTGATCAGTGGGTCCCACAGAACTTGTGGGAGGCTTGAGGAGAATCCAGTTGTAATATCCCGAACTTtcgggtattttttttaa
- the LOC110789855 gene encoding expansin-A25-like, with the protein MSNFYQIIFGFLATMAFITMVDAWINAHATFYHDPEKGACGYDTSKEGYGLETTALSTVLFDKGATCGACFEIQCEGSKWCKPGAGTIKVTATNFCPPSNGPAAWCNPPYKHFDLTLPMFLKIAVYQAGIVPVQYRRIRCIKQGGVKFLINGNPYFLLVLVFDVAGAGDVTNMKIKGSDNKWVPMKRNWGMNWQVGYEDWVSNESLSFQVTTSDGKTLKFINVVPPNWKFGMTFEGKSNF; encoded by the exons atgtctAATTTTTATCAaataattttcggatttcttgCTACCATGGCCTTTATTACCATGGTAGATGCTTGGATAAATGCTCATGCAACTTTTTATCATGATCCTGAGA AGGGTGCTTGTGGTTACGATACATCAAAGGAAGGCTATGGATTAGAAACAACAGCACTAAGCACAGTCTTATTTGACAAGGGTGCAACTTGTGGAGCATGTTTTGAAATTCAATGTGAAGGCTCAAAATGGTGTAAACCAGGCGCAGGCACAATCAAAGTCACCGCCACCAACTTTTGTCCACCGTCGAATGGTCCGGCGGCATGGTGTAATCCACCGTATAAACACTTCGACCTAACTCTACCCATGTTTCTCAAAATCGCGGTATACCAGGCTGGTATAGTACCCGTACAATACAGGAGAATTCGTTGTATTAAGCAAGGGGGTGTCAAGTTTCTTATAAATGGGAATCCTTATTTTCTCCTAGTACTAGTCTTCGATGTTGCAGGTGCCGGAGATGTTACAAACATGAAGATCAAGGGTTCGGACAACAAATGGGTACCAATGAAACGAAATTGGGGCATGAATTGGCAAGTTGGTTATGAAGATTGGGTCAGTAATGAATCCTTGTCGTTCCAAGTGACTACTAGTGATGGAAAAACATTAAAGTTTATTAATGTTGTGCCACCAAATTGGAAATTTGGTATGACATTTGAAGGGAAGTCTAATTTTTAA
- the LOC110789844 gene encoding uncharacterized protein — protein MILNCFVALHLFSMENKCSSDTPKVWTIVLRYKNRVFDYIKGPNFGGVTPVVTSEWLCKHMLGEIEANPEIPVETLRRYAQEKFQLRVKKRLLYKVRSMAKGKLHGGWAEAYELLPRYAEMIKQTNPGSHALITWGASSGDVNPKFRACFFSFAAQVRGFLRGCRPIIGIDGAHLSGFYKGILLTAVGIDGNNEIFVLAYGIVDTESCDSWTYFMRCLRQMFEQEGCNRDDWTFISDRMKGVELAVRETFPRATRRVCCQHLYMNCKNNGFSGSAFHKLFWIAANAYNEYVFGKAMEKISEYNANATAYLNSCIEQWSRHKFDSTVCCDHNTTNFVESFNACTKPFRDMPVFSLLEAIRSWCMQRVGARFDKAVDMEEGQLTAYALKELEERTAESRLCYATACGGGEFEVRDGHVNFPIRLATRSCACGKWQICGIPCKHALRVIYDQRMNPHDFISPWFKAAAYKLTYAEHIHPMADPSQWPDFGLPSIQPPTIKRPSGRPAKKRKRGANEPKKGKRNTNVKCGKCREFGHNSRTCKSGGTSATGPSTSKSGAAGASTSNGGPNTRKRSKAAA, from the exons atgattttaaattgttttgttgctttgcatttattttctatggagaataaatgtagcagtgacactcccaaggtttggacgATTGTTTTACGATATAAAAACAGggtttttgattatataaaaggtccaaattttgggggtgttacaccAGTGGTGACCTCTGAGTGGTTGTGTAAGCATATGTTGGGGGAAATAGAGGCAAATCCAGAGATTCCAGTGGAGACATTGAGGAGGTATGCACAGGAGAAGTTTCAGTTGAGGGTGAAAAAGAGGCTATTGTACAAGGTCAGGAGTATGGCAAAGGGAAAGCTGCATGGTGGTTGGGCTGAAGCATATGAGCTGTTGCCTAGATATGCTGAGATGATTAAGCAAACAAACCCAGGGAGTCATGCACTTATAACATGGGGGGCCAGTAGTGGGGATGTGAACCCAAAATTCAGAGCTTGCTTCTTCTCATTTGCTGCACAAGTCAGGGGGTTTCTAAGGGGTTGTAGGCCCATAATTGGAATAGATGGGGCTCATTTAAGTGGTTTCTACAAGGGCATTCTACTGACAGCAGTTGGCATAGATGGGAACAATGAAATTTTTGTTCTTGCCTATGGGATAGTAGACACTGAGAGTTGTGACAGTTGGACCTACTTCATGAGATGTTTGAGGCAAATGTTTGAGCAGGAGGGTTGCAACAGAGATGATTGGACCTTCATCAGTGATAGGATGAAG GGTGTTGAGTTGGCAGTTAGAGAAACTTTTCCTAGAGCAACTAGGAGAGTTTGCTGCCAACACCTTTACATGAATTGTAAGAACAATGGCTTCAGTGGATCTGCATTCCACAAGCTCTTTTGGATAGCTGCTAATGCATACAATGAGTATGTGTTTGGTAAGGCCATGGAAAAGATCAGTGAGTACAATGCAAATGCCACTGCATACTTGAACAGCTGCATTGAGCAGTGGTCTAGGCATAAGTTTGACTCTACTGtttgttgtgatcacaacacaACAAACTTTGTGGAGTCATTCAATGCATGCACAAAGCCCTTCAGAGACATGCCTGTCTTCTCATTATTGGAAG CAATCAGAAGTTGGTGTATGCAGAGGGTGGGGGCTAGATTTGACAAGGCAGTTGACATGGAGGAAGGTCAGCTCACTGCATATGCATTGAAAGAGTTAGAGGAGAGGACAGCTGAGTCCAGGTTATGTTATGCCACAGCATGTGGAGGGGGTGAATTTGAGGTTAGGGATGGACATGTCAACTTTCCAATTAGGCTTGCAACAAGAAGTTGTGCCTGTGGGAAGTGGCAGATCTGTGGAATCCCCTGCAAGCATGCACTGAGGGTCATATATGACCAAAGGATGAACCCCCATGATTTCATATCCCCATGGTTCAAGGCTGCTGCATACAAGCTAACCTATGCAGAACATATTCATCCTATGGCAGATCCATCTCAGTGGCCTGACTTTGGCCTTCCTTCCATTCAGCCTCCAACCATCAAAAGACCATCTGGCAGACCtgctaagaagagaaagagaggggCAAATGAACCAAAGAAAGGGAAGAGGAACACAAATGTGAAATGTGGAAAGTGTAGAGAGTTTGGTCACAACTCAAGAACATGCAAGAGTGGAGGAACAAGTGCCACTGGACCAAGCACTTCAAAGAGTGGTGCAGCAGGAGCAAGTACATCAAATGGGGGACCAAACACAAGGAAGAGGTCAAAGGCAGCTGCATAG
- the LOC110789843 gene encoding putative germin-like protein 2-1 has product MVNTKGGNIPKLIMTTFIMAVFFTMFYVANASDPTPLQDFCVGVNDPNSAVVVNGRLCKNPNDVTVNDFLYKRFNIPGDTNNAQGANATLVDINQFPGVNTQGVAMARVDFAPYGLNTPHLHPRGSEIFAVVEGTMYAGFVTSSYKLYDTILKKGDVIVFPQSLIHFQLNLGKTNALAYASFGSQNPGRVNVADSVFATTPRILDDVLTKGFQVDEMVIEQLRSQFSAENISVNTGRSILKLLSQT; this is encoded by the exons ATGGTGAATACTAAAGGAGGTAACATACCAAAATTGATCATGACTACTTTTATCATGGCTGTCTTTTTTACGATGTTTTACGTGGCCAATGCTTCCGATCCTACACCTCTACAGGATTTTTGTGTAGGTGTTAATGATCCTAATTCTGCAg TGGTTGTTAATGGGAGGCTTTGCAAGAACCCAAATGACGTGACAGTAAATGATTTCTTGTATAAAAGGTTTAACATACCTGGAGACACAAACAACGCTCAGGGAGCAAATGCGACACTAGTCGACATAAACCAATTTCCAGGTGTCAACACACAAGGGGTGGCCATGGCTCGGGTAGACTTTGCACCCTATGGCCTAAATACCCCTCACTTGCATCCTCGTGGCTCGGAGATTTTTGCCGTGGTGGAGGGAACTATGTATGCTGGCTTTGTGACCTCCAGTTACAAGCTATATGACACGATACTTAAGAAGGGTGATGTTATTGTGTTCCCACAAAGTCTAATCCATTTCCAATTAAATCTTGGTAAGACAAACGCTTTGGCTTATGCCTCATTTGGGAGCCAAAATCCAGGGCGAGTCAATGTCGCTGATAGTGTGTTTGCGACTACCCCACGTATTCTAGACGATGTCCTTACCAAGGGGTTTCAGGTGGACGAGATGGTGATCGAGCAACTTCGCTCCCAATTCTCCGCAGAAAACATATCAGTCAACACCGGGAGATCGATCTTGAAACTTTTATCTCAAACTTAA